Proteins encoded by one window of Paenibacillus sp. DCT19:
- a CDS encoding DUF5060 domain-containing protein — protein MENAMLHEPVSQWARFELRLLGSTEGNPYLDSDWTVIFRKDMKEYKVSGFYAGNGEYMVRFMPSELGIWTYETFSNLTELNGLNGSFTCIQAEDLIHGPVITRDETRFAYADGTPFYPFGTTAYAWIYQSETLRTATLNTLAEGSFNKIRMCLFPKNYSFNAEEPEFFPFVGSSEKGFDYTRFNPVYWEHVENCIESLLELQIEADLILFHPYDKGRWGFDRLTSEEDERYLQYAIARLAAYRNVWWSLANEYDFMSEKTMSDWDRLISLTAQEDPYAHLLSIHNGTAMYVPESIVMYDHRRPEITHCSIQHWDVTLVPSWRAQYGKPVIVDECGYEGNLQQRWGNLTAQEMTHRIWESFARGGYASHGETYLHPEDEIWWAKGGTLYGQSHKHIRFLRLVAEQMPSDTAPIPLRDVPVIGVEGEYYLHYYGQHQPGYREVDLPEDREFVAEWIDTQEMEITRLIDTYRGKSRVPLPSRPYFALRVYALH, from the coding sequence ATGGAAAACGCGATGCTTCATGAACCTGTGTCCCAATGGGCACGGTTTGAACTTCGGTTGCTAGGCTCAACTGAAGGTAATCCTTATCTGGATAGCGATTGGACGGTCATTTTTCGTAAAGACATGAAGGAATACAAGGTTTCCGGATTTTATGCCGGAAATGGGGAGTACATGGTCAGATTCATGCCATCTGAACTTGGAATTTGGACATATGAGACGTTCAGCAATCTGACCGAGTTGAATGGTTTGAACGGAAGTTTCACTTGTATACAGGCAGAAGATTTAATTCACGGCCCGGTTATAACACGAGATGAGACTCGTTTTGCTTATGCGGACGGCACGCCGTTTTATCCGTTTGGCACAACCGCTTATGCATGGATATATCAGTCGGAAACATTACGAACGGCAACGCTGAATACTCTTGCGGAAGGGTCGTTCAATAAAATTCGTATGTGTTTATTTCCGAAGAATTACTCTTTTAACGCAGAGGAACCTGAGTTTTTTCCGTTTGTTGGCTCTTCCGAAAAAGGTTTTGATTATACTCGTTTTAACCCGGTTTATTGGGAGCACGTTGAGAATTGCATTGAATCACTGCTTGAGCTACAGATTGAAGCTGATCTTATTTTGTTTCACCCATACGATAAAGGACGCTGGGGTTTCGATCGGTTGACTTCTGAGGAAGATGAGCGTTATCTGCAGTACGCAATTGCACGACTGGCAGCTTACCGGAACGTCTGGTGGTCGTTGGCGAATGAATATGATTTTATGAGTGAAAAAACGATGTCAGATTGGGACAGGTTGATCAGTCTTACTGCGCAAGAAGATCCGTATGCACATCTGTTATCCATCCATAATGGCACAGCCATGTATGTTCCGGAAAGTATAGTGATGTATGATCATCGTCGTCCAGAAATTACGCATTGCAGCATTCAACACTGGGACGTCACATTAGTACCTTCTTGGAGAGCGCAATATGGGAAACCGGTAATCGTTGATGAATGTGGATACGAAGGGAACCTGCAGCAGCGATGGGGTAATCTGACCGCGCAAGAAATGACGCACCGTATCTGGGAAAGTTTTGCACGAGGTGGTTATGCCAGTCATGGTGAGACATACCTGCATCCAGAAGACGAGATTTGGTGGGCAAAAGGGGGAACGTTATACGGACAAAGCCATAAACATATTCGCTTTCTTCGTCTAGTGGCGGAACAAATGCCTTCTGACACCGCACCGATTCCGCTCCGTGACGTGCCGGTAATTGGTGTGGAAGGTGAATATTACTTACATTACTATGGTCAACACCAGCCGGGATATCGGGAAGTTGACCTTCCGGAAGACCGAGAATTTGTTGCCGAATGGATCGACACGCAGGAGATGGAGATCACCAGGCTGATTGATACGTATCGAGGAAAAAGTCGTGTTCCTTTGCCCAGCCGACCTTACTTTGCATTGCGCGTATATGCCCTTCATTAA
- a CDS encoding GNAT family N-acetyltransferase yields the protein MRNEEVVGFLGYNIGKEAFAPAIYSAFRKVYSPFAALWRFFFYSFYLRFHLYYEEILQIAPIAVSEKVRGQGIGKLLLHEIEKLAKKMHIAKISLEVVDTNPSAQKLYERFGYMLIKRT from the coding sequence ATTAGAAATGAAGAAGTGGTTGGCTTTCTGGGGTACAATATAGGCAAAGAAGCCTTTGCACCTGCGATCTACAGTGCTTTTCGGAAGGTGTACTCTCCATTCGCAGCACTTTGGCGGTTTTTCTTTTATTCGTTTTATTTAAGGTTTCATTTATACTACGAAGAAATACTGCAGATCGCCCCTATTGCTGTGTCTGAAAAAGTACGTGGACAAGGAATTGGTAAATTACTATTACATGAGATTGAGAAACTCGCGAAAAAAATGCACATTGCCAAAATCAGTCTTGAAGTGGTTGATACTAACCCTTCAGCACAAAAGTTATATGAACGCTTCGGTTATATGTTAATAAAAAGAACTTAA
- a CDS encoding MFS transporter — protein MTTLYDQNRMLRNILFLLFALPGLAFASWVARTPAVRDQLNVSTSGMGIIIFALAIGSLTGLLTAGSVIIRKGARLVIIVSSIMIVFGFIAIGVGAATKTLAIVMIGLFIFGAGFGAAEVGLNMEGSAVEKAMGKVLLPAFHGFFSVGTLAGAAIGVGAEAIDLPILIHFLILALIISVALLSSFRYLPKATGKEAGSNVDNKGAKSKNPLKVWTEKRTLLIGLMVLGMAFAEGSANDWLPLIMVDGYAVSSLTSSIIYGIFVAAMTLGRFSGGWVLEWYGRVRVLMGCAISAIVGLILVIWGQHYLLASAGVFLWGLGASLGFPVGLSAAGDDPQGAAARVGAVATSGYIASLVGPPALGFLGEHFGLLNAMIAVLIGVIISGTLTRSARPLEQHEHSMQGS, from the coding sequence ATGACAACATTATATGATCAGAATCGAATGTTAAGGAACATCTTATTCTTATTGTTTGCACTACCCGGACTAGCCTTCGCTTCATGGGTAGCTCGTACACCAGCCGTGCGGGATCAGTTGAATGTATCTACTTCGGGAATGGGAATCATTATTTTTGCTCTAGCGATAGGTTCACTTACGGGGTTACTTACAGCGGGATCTGTCATTATTCGTAAAGGTGCACGTCTCGTTATTATCGTAAGCTCTATCATGATTGTATTTGGGTTTATTGCCATCGGTGTAGGGGCAGCTACGAAGACATTGGCGATTGTCATGATTGGACTATTCATATTCGGAGCTGGTTTTGGTGCTGCAGAGGTAGGATTAAATATGGAAGGCTCTGCGGTCGAAAAAGCAATGGGTAAAGTCCTTTTGCCGGCCTTTCATGGTTTCTTCAGCGTAGGTACACTAGCTGGAGCCGCTATTGGGGTAGGAGCGGAGGCGATAGACCTGCCTATTCTTATTCATTTTTTAATCCTGGCTCTGATCATTTCAGTCGCTCTATTAAGCTCTTTCCGTTATCTTCCGAAGGCAACAGGTAAAGAAGCTGGATCTAATGTAGACAATAAGGGAGCTAAGAGTAAGAATCCGTTAAAGGTCTGGACGGAAAAACGAACTTTACTGATTGGGCTTATGGTTTTAGGTATGGCGTTTGCTGAAGGGTCAGCCAATGACTGGTTACCCTTAATTATGGTTGATGGATATGCTGTTAGCTCATTAACGAGCTCAATCATCTACGGCATATTTGTGGCAGCCATGACCCTTGGACGTTTCTCGGGTGGATGGGTGTTAGAATGGTATGGAAGAGTTCGCGTCTTAATGGGCTGTGCTATCTCAGCGATCGTTGGCTTGATTCTCGTAATCTGGGGTCAACACTATTTACTAGCTTCTGCCGGAGTTTTTCTATGGGGGCTAGGTGCTTCATTAGGTTTCCCCGTTGGTTTATCCGCGGCTGGAGATGATCCACAGGGGGCAGCAGCCAGAGTAGGTGCAGTAGCCACTTCCGGTTATATCGCATCATTGGTTGGACCGCCTGCATTAGGCTTTTTGGGAGAGCATTTTGGCTTGTTGAATGCGATGATAGCGGTATTAATTGGAGTAATAATCTCTGGGACATTGACCAGATCCGCTAGACCGTTAGAACAGCATGAGCATTCGATGCAAGGTAGTTAA
- a CDS encoding SDR family oxidoreductase: MIATMKDKVVIVTGAKGGIGLATAQLFAKEGANVALVDINEPKQEAQDLINAGYQVISIQCDVSNEKSVESMVEKTVATFGKLDYAYNNAGIQNAATDTVDLKEEVYDDVMNVNTKGIWLCMKYELLQLRKQGTEGAIVNCSSMGGLIGVPERSVYHASKHGVLGLTKSTALEYARKGIRINAVCPGIIETPMVENMLATESDAMDELVKQVPIGRLAKPEEVASVVLWLCSSSASYVIGQAISVDGGYTVQ, from the coding sequence ATGATAGCAACAATGAAAGATAAAGTGGTCATTGTAACTGGAGCAAAAGGCGGTATCGGACTGGCAACCGCACAATTATTTGCTAAAGAAGGTGCGAATGTAGCTTTAGTGGATATTAATGAACCTAAACAAGAAGCACAAGACTTGATCAACGCAGGTTATCAGGTGATATCCATCCAATGTGATGTTTCGAATGAGAAATCTGTTGAATCTATGGTTGAGAAAACCGTGGCTACATTTGGAAAGCTAGATTATGCCTATAACAACGCTGGTATTCAAAACGCCGCGACAGACACAGTGGATTTAAAAGAAGAAGTTTACGATGATGTCATGAATGTGAATACAAAAGGGATTTGGCTGTGTATGAAGTATGAGTTGTTACAATTAAGAAAGCAAGGTACCGAAGGGGCGATCGTGAATTGTTCTTCCATGGGAGGATTAATTGGTGTTCCCGAACGTTCTGTATACCATGCTTCTAAACACGGCGTATTGGGATTAACGAAAAGCACTGCTCTAGAGTACGCTCGAAAAGGGATTCGTATTAATGCCGTTTGTCCTGGGATCATTGAAACGCCAATGGTAGAAAATATGTTAGCTACGGAAAGCGATGCCATGGACGAATTAGTGAAACAAGTCCCCATTGGTCGTTTAGCGAAACCAGAGGAAGTGGCTTCCGTTGTACTTTGGTTATGCTCTTCTTCCGCAAGCTATGTAATCGGTCAAGCGATATCAGTTGATGGTGGATATACGGTTCAATAA
- a CDS encoding methyl-accepting chemotaxis protein — protein MKEKDKRLSFFKKGLTIFQRMSTKLIVAFLSVLIIPTALIGYYSYQSAKDQVQQKMTEPINTILTMTGQNIDNIVGAKAELLHFIDSMIEPGSLTESADIIHTELDRLTSTYPDIISITIGNEQGEYLASPDIVDSTYDPRESDWYNNGKSNNGKFYFSNIMKDEQSGKIVVDIAKALGQGEGVANIKLDLDVLAKELSIVNVGGNGSLVVVDSNRTIAAWAGAITQGGGGELGGELVGGIPLQPNSAVTADEPMAFSQFVRTDLAYDLEVFTGVNALTGWNVIALMGHEDFIAAAKPIMVTSYIVISISVVIAGLIIFVILRSFMVPMQKLRTATRNVRDGNLSERVGLKNKDEFGLLADDFDQMTVTLQSVVRELNQTSSHLNNSSQMIQESTEQTTLSVQHVTETVQQTAETAVIGAENAEQAANAVEEMARGISTIAESAGAIVYSAEETERAVVLGGQP, from the coding sequence TTGAAGGAGAAAGACAAAAGATTATCATTTTTCAAGAAAGGACTTACCATTTTTCAAAGAATGAGTACTAAACTCATTGTAGCATTTCTTAGTGTCCTCATTATTCCAACTGCGCTTATTGGATATTATTCATATCAAAGTGCTAAAGATCAAGTTCAGCAGAAAATGACAGAGCCGATCAACACCATTCTAACGATGACAGGGCAGAACATTGATAACATTGTAGGTGCAAAAGCAGAACTGTTACATTTTATAGATTCAATGATTGAACCCGGCTCGCTTACCGAGAGCGCAGATATAATTCATACAGAGTTGGATCGATTAACCTCTACATATCCAGATATTATTTCCATTACAATTGGTAACGAGCAGGGGGAGTATTTAGCTTCCCCAGACATTGTTGATTCAACTTATGATCCGCGTGAGAGCGATTGGTACAACAATGGAAAAAGTAATAATGGAAAGTTTTATTTTTCTAACATCATGAAGGATGAACAATCCGGTAAAATTGTTGTGGACATAGCTAAAGCTCTTGGACAAGGAGAAGGTGTAGCCAATATTAAACTTGACTTGGATGTTCTCGCAAAAGAGTTATCCATCGTAAATGTTGGCGGAAATGGAAGTCTAGTTGTAGTAGACTCCAATCGAACGATTGCAGCCTGGGCAGGAGCGATCACGCAAGGTGGAGGAGGCGAGCTTGGTGGAGAGCTTGTTGGTGGGATTCCGCTCCAGCCGAATTCCGCTGTAACCGCTGATGAACCCATGGCATTTTCCCAATTTGTTAGGACAGATCTTGCGTATGACTTGGAAGTCTTTACTGGAGTCAATGCTTTAACCGGTTGGAATGTCATTGCTTTAATGGGACATGAAGATTTTATAGCAGCAGCAAAACCAATTATGGTTACAAGCTATATTGTCATTAGTATTTCCGTTGTTATTGCAGGATTGATTATATTTGTTATTCTAAGATCTTTTATGGTGCCTATGCAAAAACTACGCACAGCAACTCGCAATGTCCGAGATGGTAATTTGTCTGAGCGAGTTGGTCTCAAAAATAAGGACGAATTCGGGTTATTGGCAGATGACTTTGATCAAATGACCGTTACACTTCAATCGGTTGTTCGTGAACTTAATCAAACATCGTCTCATCTTAACAACTCTTCGCAAATGATACAGGAGAGCACAGAACAAACAACTTTATCTGTTCAACATGTGACTGAAACAGTGCAACAAACGGCGGAAACGGCCGTAATTGGAGCTGAAAATGCTGAACAAGCTGCAAATGCAGTTGAAGAAATGGCGCGAGGGATTAGTACAATTGCTGAGTCTGCGGGTGCGATTGTGTATTCTGCTGAAGAAACAGAGCGAGCAGTCGTGCTTGGGGGACAACCATAA
- a CDS encoding multicopper oxidase domain-containing protein has protein sequence MKRKFHIVAISVRIVVNDFGDHDPEGKMYVLKENEDKIRKLIAKNPFTTVDLVQPLIIRANAGDDIEILFENKLDHPASIHIQDVEYDVTTSDGAAAGFNPNTIAQPGGFITYRWHTTLEGICYFTDFGNTLSSELGTQVHGLFGALIVEPRGSTWTDPQTGKPLLSGVYADIHNPFLPSFREYAWVFLDEMEIKDLTGDTPFSPHTFQPEATHAVNYRSEPMRNRQRLILEGVVSPETEGEEVHHDSWMFGDPVTPILRAYVGDPVKIRLVHGGIKETHVFHYHVHQWLFETTDLDSEIKDSQAISPQASYTVSPLYGAGSMQGAFGDIIIHCHLYPHFEEGMWGMQRIFNTLQDGTQKYPNGMPIHALIPLPGRTPPPKPTKDKPGFPNFIPGIIGKKAPRPPLGIIGGRESTPLEINQFAPNAVPGAVFVNPCDPLVNPVREFHIVAIQLPIVYNNQGWHDPQARIFVLAEDEEAVCSGRKAPEPLTIRANGGDCVRLRFTNKFPEVIGGNAFQLVNRTYEAGLHVHFVKFDPLVSDGANVGWNYDSGILPGQTIEYQWFADTELKSTFFHDHLFANQHQPHGVFAGINIQPRGSKYLSSQTGEEIRSGTQATIINPFIPDFREFTLIVHDFALLFDKDGVPLNQPPFPGSHEDPGVMGINYRNEPLQFRLNEPHMDAAYVFSSWVHGDPVTPLLQTYNGDPVRIRLLQGAQEESHSFNLHGQRWRRERGDLDSDLVDQQHIGISESFTLEFAVEGVGDFDMLYHYGSIDDIWLGNWGIIRSYEKSVPHLIPLPDRKRPKPRTEPLPVPTGERPPKAVERVLPGIKRAPLRSYDVVALQTPVIYNRFGDQDPYSIIFALKEDVKDILKGKKNPEPLIIRGNVGEIVEVRLTNQLHHLKFPPDDQFYPGVPVNMKYRPSKRISLHAQMLEYDVLSSDGTTVGFNPDQTIAPGEQITYHWYIDQQIGTAGLVDMADIRNHRHHGAFGMLVTEPQGTVYLDPVTREPTRTGSQVIISSGGLSLREYCIIMHDGVRLYNQDGMLIIDPEPVINMNQEEEEQETEDFEDQGSRGFNYRAERFKNRLAVNPNISLVFSSKVHGDPATPVFLAYVGDPVVIRMMFISDRARAHTIVLHGHQWLRSDDDLNSLPVSFQGQLSVGHTDDFLLLYGAGGSLGIPGDYLYRSGNIRWDIELGLWGILRVLDKPTPELAPLNPRPRTKNKR, from the coding sequence GTGAAGAGGAAATTTCATATTGTTGCCATTTCGGTTCGAATTGTCGTTAACGACTTTGGAGACCACGATCCTGAAGGGAAGATGTATGTTCTCAAGGAAAATGAAGATAAGATTCGCAAGCTTATCGCCAAAAATCCTTTTACAACTGTCGATCTAGTACAACCGCTAATCATCCGGGCTAACGCAGGAGACGATATTGAAATTCTGTTTGAAAACAAGCTGGATCATCCCGCTTCCATACACATTCAGGACGTCGAATACGATGTAACCACGTCAGATGGAGCCGCAGCAGGATTCAATCCCAACACAATAGCTCAACCTGGGGGCTTCATTACGTATAGGTGGCACACAACGCTAGAAGGGATTTGTTACTTTACGGATTTTGGAAACACACTGTCTAGTGAACTGGGTACACAAGTTCACGGACTTTTTGGAGCATTAATTGTGGAGCCAAGAGGTTCTACATGGACCGACCCCCAAACAGGAAAGCCGCTACTTTCTGGTGTGTACGCTGACATACATAATCCTTTCCTGCCTTCATTTCGAGAGTATGCTTGGGTATTTCTCGATGAGATGGAGATTAAGGACTTAACCGGGGATACGCCGTTTAGTCCACATACGTTTCAACCTGAGGCAACACATGCCGTAAATTATAGGTCTGAGCCTATGCGGAATCGTCAACGACTGATTTTAGAAGGAGTGGTATCTCCTGAGACGGAAGGCGAAGAAGTGCATCATGATTCGTGGATGTTTGGTGATCCTGTAACACCTATTCTAAGAGCCTACGTAGGTGACCCTGTTAAAATACGGCTTGTTCATGGCGGAATCAAAGAAACACATGTTTTCCATTATCATGTACATCAATGGCTGTTTGAGACAACGGACTTAGATTCCGAAATTAAAGATTCGCAGGCTATTTCTCCCCAGGCATCGTACACGGTCTCGCCACTCTATGGTGCGGGAAGTATGCAAGGGGCATTCGGAGATATCATCATTCATTGTCATTTATATCCACACTTTGAAGAGGGCATGTGGGGAATGCAGCGGATTTTCAATACTCTCCAGGATGGAACTCAAAAATATCCCAATGGAATGCCGATTCATGCCCTGATACCTCTCCCAGGTCGAACTCCGCCTCCAAAGCCAACCAAGGATAAGCCAGGGTTCCCGAATTTCATTCCAGGGATTATTGGTAAGAAGGCTCCGAGACCGCCACTTGGTATCATTGGTGGACGTGAATCAACTCCACTCGAAATAAACCAGTTTGCTCCGAATGCTGTACCTGGTGCTGTATTTGTAAATCCATGTGATCCTCTTGTTAACCCGGTACGTGAATTTCACATCGTGGCGATTCAGCTTCCGATTGTGTACAACAATCAGGGCTGGCATGATCCACAGGCACGAATCTTCGTGTTGGCAGAAGATGAGGAAGCTGTATGTTCAGGAAGGAAAGCACCTGAACCTTTAACAATTCGTGCCAATGGTGGAGATTGCGTCAGACTTCGGTTTACGAATAAATTCCCTGAGGTCATCGGCGGAAATGCTTTTCAGCTGGTTAACCGCACATATGAAGCAGGTCTGCATGTTCATTTTGTTAAATTTGATCCACTTGTCTCAGATGGAGCTAATGTCGGCTGGAATTATGATTCGGGCATACTTCCGGGTCAGACCATTGAGTATCAATGGTTTGCAGATACTGAATTGAAATCAACCTTCTTTCACGATCATCTATTTGCTAATCAGCACCAACCACATGGTGTGTTTGCGGGAATCAATATTCAGCCCCGAGGCTCCAAGTATTTATCTTCACAGACGGGTGAAGAGATCCGTTCAGGAACACAGGCTACCATTATTAATCCATTTATTCCTGACTTCAGGGAGTTTACGTTAATCGTACATGACTTCGCACTATTATTCGACAAAGATGGAGTGCCTCTAAACCAGCCACCATTCCCAGGTTCTCATGAGGATCCGGGTGTGATGGGAATTAACTACAGAAACGAGCCATTGCAATTTCGTTTAAATGAGCCACACATGGACGCCGCTTATGTGTTCAGCTCTTGGGTTCATGGAGATCCAGTAACACCGCTCTTGCAGACCTATAACGGGGATCCCGTTCGAATTCGACTTCTTCAAGGAGCTCAAGAGGAGTCTCACTCATTTAATTTGCATGGCCAGCGCTGGAGGCGGGAACGGGGGGACTTGGATTCAGATTTGGTTGATCAGCAGCATATTGGTATATCGGAATCCTTTACGCTGGAATTTGCGGTCGAAGGTGTCGGTGACTTCGATATGTTATACCATTATGGTTCCATAGATGATATTTGGTTAGGGAACTGGGGGATTATACGTTCCTATGAAAAAAGTGTACCCCATCTCATTCCCTTACCGGATCGAAAGCGCCCTAAACCTAGAACGGAGCCATTGCCAGTACCGACAGGCGAAAGACCTCCTAAAGCAGTAGAACGAGTGTTGCCTGGAATTAAACGTGCACCCCTCCGGAGTTATGATGTTGTTGCTCTCCAAACACCTGTAATCTATAATCGCTTTGGTGATCAGGATCCGTACAGTATTATTTTTGCTTTAAAGGAAGATGTGAAAGATATTCTGAAAGGAAAAAAGAATCCAGAACCTTTGATTATACGAGGGAACGTAGGAGAAATCGTAGAAGTTAGGCTAACGAACCAACTTCACCACCTTAAATTCCCTCCGGACGATCAGTTCTACCCGGGAGTTCCCGTTAACATGAAATATAGACCCTCCAAACGAATATCGCTGCATGCGCAAATGCTTGAGTATGATGTTCTTAGTTCAGATGGAACTACGGTTGGGTTTAATCCGGATCAAACTATCGCGCCTGGGGAGCAAATAACGTATCACTGGTATATTGATCAACAAATCGGTACCGCTGGTCTAGTCGATATGGCAGATATACGTAACCATAGACACCATGGAGCATTCGGGATGTTAGTGACCGAACCACAAGGAACCGTTTATCTTGATCCTGTGACTAGAGAGCCCACGCGGACGGGGAGTCAGGTCATTATCAGTAGTGGCGGATTAAGTTTAAGAGAGTATTGCATCATCATGCATGACGGCGTAAGACTGTACAATCAGGATGGTATGCTTATTATCGATCCAGAGCCCGTAATTAACATGAATCAAGAAGAAGAGGAACAAGAGACTGAGGATTTTGAAGATCAGGGCTCAAGAGGATTTAATTATCGAGCAGAACGTTTCAAGAACAGGCTTGCGGTCAATCCGAATATTTCCCTTGTCTTCAGCTCCAAAGTTCATGGGGATCCAGCAACGCCTGTATTTCTCGCTTATGTTGGAGACCCTGTGGTTATCCGCATGATGTTCATTTCAGACCGGGCTAGGGCACATACAATAGTGCTTCATGGTCACCAGTGGCTAAGAAGTGATGATGACCTGAATTCGCTGCCTGTATCCTTTCAAGGTCAGCTCAGTGTAGGACACACGGATGATTTCCTATTACTCTATGGTGCAGGCGGCTCACTTGGCATACCTGGAGATTATCTGTATCGTTCAGGAAATATCAGGTGGGACATAGAACTAGGCTTATGGGGAATCTTGCGAGTGCTTGATAAGCCTACTCCAGAGCTGGCACCTTTAAACCCCAGACCTCGAACTAAAAACAAACGATAA
- a CDS encoding methyl-accepting chemotaxis protein produces the protein MREQMEQILEAVTETTVLINELSTLSTEANRMNEAIADISRQTNLLSLNASIEAARAGEHGKGFAVVAGEVRQLSLQSKQSADEIGATIGKMLDLIDRSTSLMNKKVRDQVGEGMRVSQEASVTISNIEQFTSHIVGQIQDISAVSEQLSASTEQVSATVAEMANISKVSASGAQTTSAAAQEQMAAMEEISSSSAQLAKMAEDMQKLVQRFTV, from the coding sequence GTGCGTGAACAGATGGAACAGATTCTTGAAGCTGTTACAGAAACAACAGTATTGATTAACGAGCTGTCTACGCTCTCAACTGAAGCGAATAGAATGAACGAAGCCATTGCTGATATTTCTCGGCAAACGAATCTGCTGTCTTTGAATGCATCTATCGAAGCAGCGAGAGCAGGAGAGCATGGTAAAGGATTTGCTGTCGTTGCAGGTGAAGTTCGCCAACTATCGCTACAATCCAAACAAAGTGCTGACGAGATTGGTGCTACGATTGGTAAAATGTTAGATTTAATTGATAGGTCCACCTCATTAATGAACAAAAAAGTGCGTGATCAAGTCGGTGAAGGCATGCGCGTAAGCCAGGAAGCTTCGGTTACCATTTCAAACATTGAACAGTTTACATCTCACATTGTAGGTCAAATTCAGGATATTTCCGCTGTATCCGAGCAGTTGTCTGCAAGTACAGAACAAGTCTCTGCTACAGTTGCCGAGATGGCAAACATATCTAAAGTCTCAGCTAGTGGTGCCCAGACTACATCGGCAGCAGCTCAAGAACAAATGGCTGCGATGGAAGAGATATCTTCATCCTCGGCACAACTCGCGAAAATGGCCGAAGATATGCAAAAGCTGGTACAACGTTTCACAGTATAG